The Boseongicola sp. DNA segment TGGTCAGGCAGTTCTGATTTTTGCTGTGGTTCCGGCATTTCTATTGATGATTTTCTGGGTGCTGTTTCAGCCCGTCTACATTGAAAATGCTGTCGAACAGATGATCGACCAGACCGAGCTTGAGGACGAGGCCGCGCTGAAACTTGCCATGGCTGATGTTCGTCGGATTGCCCGTGGTCTGGATCGGGTAATCGAGCTGGATGAGCTGGGCGAAGATGCGCTTGAAGAAATGCGCGCAGATGTGACCGACGTGCGGGCCTTGCTGCGTGAGGTTGGCGTCGCGGTTGGATCAGACGTTCGGCAGGATGTTTTTGCTGCCGCCAAGGAGTACCGCAGTCAGAGTGGCTTGTTGTCTGTAGTCATGGCGATTGTGGTCTTTACGGTAAGCATGGCTGGCGCGGTTCTGGCGTATTCCAAGATCACCAGAGAATACCGGGCACGCAACGTATCCGAAACGGCAATCCTGGCCTTGCTTATTCTGGCGTCGAGTGTCGCGATTTTCGCGACGGCGGGCATTGTATTTTCATTGCTGTTCGAAACAGCGAACTTCTTCAAACTTTATAACTGGCAGGATTTTCTGTTCAGTTTTACCTGGAACCCGCAGTTCCGGGGTGGTTCTGATCTGGGCATTCTACCATTGTTGTGGGGCACGCTTTACGTGTCCTTTGTGGCGCTTCTTGTCGCGGTCCCCATCGGGTTGTTGGCCGCGATTTATATGGCGGAGTATGCCTCGAAGAGAGTTCGCTCGGTTGCAAAGCCAATGATCGAAATCCTGGCCGGTATTCCGACGATCGTTTACGGCCTATTTGCATTGATCACGGTTGGTCCTTTGTTGCGTGACTATTTTGCGTCGCCCTTGGGATTGGGCGAAAGCTCATCGTCGGTCATGACGGCTGGATTGGTGATGGGCATCATGCTGGTGCCGTTTGTTTCCTCGTTGTCAGATGACATCATCAACGCCGTTCCCCAGTCCATGCGCGACGGAAGCTATGGAATGGGCGCGACAAAGTCGGAAACCGTTCGGCAGGTGATCATTCCAGCCGCATTGCCCGGAATTGTCGGCGCCATTTTGTTGGCTGCCAGTCGCGCAATAGGCGAGACTATGATCGTGGTCATGGGGGCAGGGGCGGCAGCCAAGCTAAGTCTGAACCCCTTTGAGGCCATGACAACCATCACCGTTAAAATTGTCAGCCAATTGACGGGCGACACAGAATTAGCATCGCCAGAAACACTTGTAGCGTTTGCACTTGGCCTATCGCTGTTTGTTGTGACGCTGGGATTGAATGTGTTGGCCCTTTGGATCGTGCGCCGCTACCGGGAGCAGTATGAATGACCGATATTTCCCAAACCCCGGCACCGGCTGGCAAGCCGCGAACATCGCTTCTGCAAGCTGACGAGCGCACACGTCGCCGGAATGCAGCAGAAAAGCGGTTTAGAAACTATGGATTGGCTGCGGTTATTGTCGCTGTCGTTGCACTGGTCTTTCTCGTGGTATCCATCGTCGGCAATGGGGCTTCGTCTTTCAGGCAGACATTCATAACTCTTGAAGTCGAGTTGTTGGAAGCCAAGCTGGACAAAAAGGGCAACCGCAACCGGGATGAGATGGCGAAAGTGTCGACCGTTGGTTACACACCGCTGATCAATGCTGCTATGGAAACGGCTATTGAAGACAACGGGATAGAGATAGATGGGCTTGGAAAACTAAGCGACATGATCTCGAAAGAAGGGGCGGCGACGCTAAGGAATTTCGTTCTGGCGAACCGCGAGACCGTTGGTCAGACCAGAACATTCGAGTTTTTGGCGGCTGGCCGTATCGACGGGTATTTCAAAGGTCGTGTGACGATGGAGACAGCGGAACGAGATTCCAACGTATCACCCCAACAGCTTATGCTTGCGGATGCTTTGAAAGATGCCGGTCTTCTGGATACGCGATTCAACTTCGGGTTCCTGATCTGGCCTGATGCCTCGGAAAACCGCCCGGAGGCTTCCGGGCTGGGGGTGGCCATTCTTGGGTCGTTCTACATGATGATGGTGGTCCTAGTTCTGGCACTGCCCATTGGTGTTGCGGCATCGATCTATCTGGAAGAATTCGCGCCAAAGAACCGCTGGACAGACATTATTGAGGTGAACATCTCGAACCTGGCGGCAGTGCCATCGATTGTGTTCGGCATCCTGGGTCTTGCGATTTTCATCAACTTCGCGGGATTGCCACAGTCGGCTCCGATTGTCGGCGGGTTGGTTCTTACTTTGATGACATTGCCAACGATCATCATTGCTACGCGAGCTTCGTTGAAGGCTGTTCCGCCATCGATACGCGAAGCAGCATTGGGGGTAGGGGCCTCGAAAATGCAGACGGTGTTTCACCATGTTTTGCCCCTGGCCGCGCCCGGCATTCTGACCGGAACGATTATCGGCCTTGCTCAGGCATTGGGTGAAACTGCACCACTGCTGCTGATTGGAATGGTCGCGTTTGTGCGGGAGTATCCGGCAGGTCCACCTGAAGGCTTTTTCGATCCCGCGTCAGCGTTGCCAGTTCAGGTTTTCAATTGGACCCAACGCGCCGATCCGGCCTTTGTAGAACGCGCATCGGGCGCAATCATCGTGCTATTGCTCTTCCTTCTGGTTATGAATGCAGTGGCCATTTTCCTTCGCCGACGCTTTGAGCGGCGCTGGTAGGGAGTGGATACAATGAACGACATGAACATTGCGCAACGAGCAGCAGAAATGACAAAAACCAAAATTTCGGCAAAGAACGTGAACGTCCACTATGGCGAAACGCATGCCATCAAAGACGTAAACGTCGAAATTCTGGAGAACACCGTGACGGCGTTCATCGGACCATCGGGTTGCGGGAAATCGACTTTCTTGCGGTGCCTAAATCGAATGAATGACACGATCGATGTGGCGCGCGTCAAAGGGGATATCCTATTGGACGGCGAGAACATTTATGATCCGAAGGTCGACCCGGTTCAGCTGCGTGCCAAGGTGGGAATGGTGTTTCAAAAACCAAATCCATTTCCAAAATCGATCTATGACAACGTCGCCTATGGTCCTCGCATTCATGGGTTGGCGAACAACAAGGCCGAGCTGGACGACATCGTCGAAAAATCCTTGCGACGTGGAGCGATCTGGAACGAAGTCAAAGACCGTCTGGACGAACCAGGCACGGGGCTATCTGGTGGGCAACAGCAGCGCCTTTGTATTGCGCGCGCTGTGGCAACCGAACCCGAAGTCCTGCTGATGGACGAGCCTTGTTCGGCGCTGGATCCCATTGCAACGGCACAGGTTGAAGAACTGATCGACGAATTGAAACGCAACTATTCGGTCGTGATTGTCACTCATTCAATGCAACAGGCCGCGCGTGTTAGCCAGAAAACCGCATTCTTCCACCTGGGCGACCTTGTGGAATACGGCGACACCGGAATGATATTCACTAACCCCGAAGATTCCCGCACCGAAAGCTACATCACAGGTCGGATCGGGTAGGAGCACGAGACTATGAATGAATTACACATCGCCTCGGCTTTTGACCGGGATTTAGAGACCATCCAGACAATCTTGATGAAGATGGGCGGCCTTGTTGAAACTGCCATACTGGACAGCGCCAAGTCGCTGGAACAGCGCGATATCGAACTGGCTGAGCAAGTGCGCAAAAATGACAAAGCTATCGATGTTTTGGAAGAGCAGATTAACGAAGAATGCGCCCGCGTGATTGCATTGCGTGCTCCAACAGCCAGCGATCTGCGAACCGTTTTGACTGTGCTCAAAATTAGCGGAAACCTTGAGCGGTGCGGCGACTATGCCAAGAACCTGGGCAAGCGAACCTCGGTTCTGGCCGAGATCCATCAGGTCGACGGTGCCAATGCCTCAATCCGGCGGATGGCCAAAGAAGTGCAGGGGATGCTTAAAGATGCCCTGGATGCCTATATTCAGCGTGATGCTGAATTGGCAGAACAAGTCATCCAACGCGATGAAGATGTCGACCAGCTTTACAACACGATGTTCCGTGAACTGCTGACCCACATGATGGAAGATCCACGCAACATAACGCCCTGCATGCACTTACATTTTATTGCAAAGAACATTGAACGCATGGGCGATCACGTCACATCTATTGCTGAACAGGTTGTCTACCTGGTGACAGGTACCATGCCGGACGAGACCCGCACGAAGCATGACAAAACGTCGTTTATGACTGAAGAGAGCTAGAATCATGAGTGTGAAATCGCCAAGCGTTCTGGTGGTTGAGGACGAGTCCGCGCAACTTGAAGTGCTGACCTACAACCTTGAAGCCGAGGGCTTTCGGGTAGCCAAAGCCGAGACAGGTGATGAAGCCATTTTGATGGTGGATGAGGTTGAACCAGACATCATACTTCTGGATTGGAT contains these protein-coding regions:
- the pstC gene encoding phosphate ABC transporter permease subunit PstC — translated: MGVGILSLIIVIIGAVGFFLGRGRAMSVAGGNIRTLHSLPNYYGQAVLIFAVVPAFLLMIFWVLFQPVYIENAVEQMIDQTELEDEAALKLAMADVRRIARGLDRVIELDELGEDALEEMRADVTDVRALLREVGVAVGSDVRQDVFAAAKEYRSQSGLLSVVMAIVVFTVSMAGAVLAYSKITREYRARNVSETAILALLILASSVAIFATAGIVFSLLFETANFFKLYNWQDFLFSFTWNPQFRGGSDLGILPLLWGTLYVSFVALLVAVPIGLLAAIYMAEYASKRVRSVAKPMIEILAGIPTIVYGLFALITVGPLLRDYFASPLGLGESSSSVMTAGLVMGIMLVPFVSSLSDDIINAVPQSMRDGSYGMGATKSETVRQVIIPAALPGIVGAILLAASRAIGETMIVVMGAGAAAKLSLNPFEAMTTITVKIVSQLTGDTELASPETLVAFALGLSLFVVTLGLNVLALWIVRRYREQYE
- the pstA gene encoding phosphate ABC transporter permease PstA, which codes for MTDISQTPAPAGKPRTSLLQADERTRRRNAAEKRFRNYGLAAVIVAVVALVFLVVSIVGNGASSFRQTFITLEVELLEAKLDKKGNRNRDEMAKVSTVGYTPLINAAMETAIEDNGIEIDGLGKLSDMISKEGAATLRNFVLANRETVGQTRTFEFLAAGRIDGYFKGRVTMETAERDSNVSPQQLMLADALKDAGLLDTRFNFGFLIWPDASENRPEASGLGVAILGSFYMMMVVLVLALPIGVAASIYLEEFAPKNRWTDIIEVNISNLAAVPSIVFGILGLAIFINFAGLPQSAPIVGGLVLTLMTLPTIIIATRASLKAVPPSIREAALGVGASKMQTVFHHVLPLAAPGILTGTIIGLAQALGETAPLLLIGMVAFVREYPAGPPEGFFDPASALPVQVFNWTQRADPAFVERASGAIIVLLLFLLVMNAVAIFLRRRFERRW
- a CDS encoding phosphate ABC transporter ATP-binding protein, with protein sequence MNDMNIAQRAAEMTKTKISAKNVNVHYGETHAIKDVNVEILENTVTAFIGPSGCGKSTFLRCLNRMNDTIDVARVKGDILLDGENIYDPKVDPVQLRAKVGMVFQKPNPFPKSIYDNVAYGPRIHGLANNKAELDDIVEKSLRRGAIWNEVKDRLDEPGTGLSGGQQQRLCIARAVATEPEVLLMDEPCSALDPIATAQVEELIDELKRNYSVVIVTHSMQQAARVSQKTAFFHLGDLVEYGDTGMIFTNPEDSRTESYITGRIG
- the phoU gene encoding phosphate signaling complex protein PhoU: MNELHIASAFDRDLETIQTILMKMGGLVETAILDSAKSLEQRDIELAEQVRKNDKAIDVLEEQINEECARVIALRAPTASDLRTVLTVLKISGNLERCGDYAKNLGKRTSVLAEIHQVDGANASIRRMAKEVQGMLKDALDAYIQRDAELAEQVIQRDEDVDQLYNTMFRELLTHMMEDPRNITPCMHLHFIAKNIERMGDHVTSIAEQVVYLVTGTMPDETRTKHDKTSFMTEES